The Streptomyces cathayae DNA segment CACGGCGCTCCCAGACCACCTCGTCGTAAGGGTGGACCCCGGGAGTGGTGTGGATGCGCTCGACCCGCAGTCCCTTGCCGGCCTTGGTGCTCTTGGCCCGGGAACTCCGTGTCGGACCGCTCGCCGTCTCTGTCATGCCGCCTCCCTGTACGGGCTAAAACGCCCTGAAGTGCCCCGATGTTCCGGTGGCACGGTATTTGTCCGACGCCGCGGGCGCCCCACTGGCATCACCCGCAACAGATTTCCTCGTCGCCGCCGTCCGGCCGCACCCGGCCGGGACCGCCGGTCAGTCGGCGGCCGGAGCGGGTTCCGGGACCTGGACAGTCCCTCCGGACCCGCTGCCGTCTTCCTGGCCCCCCACGACAGCCCCTTCGCGGTCTTCGTCGTCCGCGCCGGAGTGCCCCACCTGCCTGAGTTCCGCGATCGCGGCCTCGAAGTCCTCCAACGACTCGAACGCCCGGTAGACAGACGCGAACCGCAGATAGGCGACGAGGTCGAGTTCCTGCAGCGGACCGAGTATGGCCAGCCCCACGTCATGGGTGGTCAGCTCGGCGCTCCCGGTGGCCCGCACCGCTTCCTCGACCCGCTGGCCGAGCTGCGCGAGCGCGTCCTCGGTGACGGGACGCCCCTGGCACGCCTTGCGCACACCGTTGATGACCTTGGTGCGGCTGAACGGCTCGGTGACTCCGGACCGCTTGACCACCATGAGCGAGCACGTCTCCACGGTCGTGAAACGACGGGAGCAGTCAGGGCACTGGCGGCGCCTGCGGATCGACGTGCCGTCGTCGGTCGTACGACTGTCGACGACCCGGCTGTCGGAGTGCCTGCAGAAGGGGCAGTGCATGAAATCCCAACCCTCCCTCACGGCAGACTCCATGGCCCCACAAGGCCTGTCCGGCCCCACGAAGCTGCTCCAGCATAAGCGATCTCCGAGGGCCTCAAGACCCGGGGACCACAACTTCTGGGTAGCGAGTGCAATCCAACCACTAGATGTGGGGATTGGCTCATACATGCACTCCCGTACGCGTGTCACTCGAATCCGGGCAACCGACGCCCGACCGGACCCTCCCGCAGGCGTCCGCACGGCCCCCGCACGACCCCCGCACGGCCTCACGACGACCCCCGTGCGGGCCACCGCACCCCAGGCCGCGCGGGAGCCTTCGGCGGGCCCCCGCGCGGGGCGCCTTCCCCGCCGCCGGGGCTCGCAGTCGTGTGCCGCCGCGACACACGGGGAGATGTCGCGCACACGGAAGGGAGAGCGCGTACGGCTCCCGAAGAGAGCCGGGGCCGCCCCCGTGCCGCGAGACACCCGGTGGCAGACTGGCCCGACGACCGGGAGACCGCCGTCCCGGCGGCGAGAAGCGCGACCGGGAAGCACACCCGGGGCGCGCCCGTCCGACAAGAAGCATTGCCGCCAATACACCTCAGCACGCGACCGCATAACGTAATTCGCGATTTTTCACTCGAACGTGTGTTTGGCGCAACCTTTCGAAAGCTACTACCGTTGTCCTGCAGGGAGACCATCGAGAGGGGCCGACGTGACCACCACCGCCGACAGCGCCAGCATCGCTGCCCAGGACCGCTCCCAGGACCGGCTCGAGCCGGTGCATGCGATGAGCGAAGCCGCGCATCCTGAGGGACCCAAGCGCTCCTTGCCGGGCCGACCTCCCGGCATCCGGGCGGACAGCTCCGGACTCACCGACCGCCAGCGCCGGGTCATCGAAGTCATCAGGGACTCGGTGCAGCGCCGCGGTTATCCGCCGTCGATGCGCGAGATCGGCCAGGCGGTCGGCCTCTCCAGCACGTCATCCGTGGCGCACCAGCTGATGGCTCTGGAGCGCAAGGGATTCCTGCGCCGCGACCCGCACCGCCCCCGCGCCTACGAGGTGCGCGGCTCCGACCAGGCCGCCTCCGTGCAGCCCGCGGACACCGCGGGCAAGCCGGCCGCTTCGTACGTCCCCCTGGTGGGCCGTATCGCCGCCGGTGGCCCCATCCTCGCCGAGGAGTCGGTCGAGGACGTCTTCCCCCTCCCCCGGCAACTCGTCGGTGACGGCGAGCTGTTCGTCCTGAAGGTGATCGGCGACTCCATGATCGAGGCCGCGATCTGTGACGGCGACTGGGTCACGGTCCGACGCCAGCCCGTCGCCGAGAACGGTGACATCGTGGCGGCGATGCTCGACGGCGAGGCCACCGTCAAGCGCTTCAAGCGCGAGGACGGCCACGTCTGGCTCCTCCCGCACAACGCGGCCTACGAGCCGATCCCGGGCGACGACGCGACCATCCTGGGCAAGGTGGTGGCCGTTCTGCGCCGCGTCTGAGTCCGGTGCGGGGCCGCGGTGCGGCCCCGCCCTCCGACCGGGCCCCGGGACCCCTGCGCCGGTTCCGGGGCCCTGTGCTGTCCGGACTGCCCGGACCGTCCGGCTCCGTGGCCGCGATCCGTGACAGGCCGCCCCGCTGTCACTCCGCCTCCACCGGTACCTCCGCCTCGGTCTCGGCCCGCTTCGCGACCGCGTCGATCGCGGCCAGGGATTTCCTGACCTGATTCCGGTCCGTGGTGCACCAGAAGTCGGGCAGCGAGGCCTTCAGATAACTTCCGTAGCGGGCGGTCGCCAGCCGCTGGTCCAGTACGGCGACCACACCGCGGTCGCCCGTGGCCCGGACGAGACGGCCGGCACCCTGCGCCATGAGCAGCGCCGCATGGGTGGCGGCGACCGCCATGAAACCGTTGCCGCCCGCCTCCTCCACGGCCTTCTGCCGGGCGCTCATCAACGGGTCGTCCGGGCGAGGGAACGGGATCTTGTCCATGACGACCAGCTGGCAACTGGGACCGGGGACATCGACCCCCTGCCAGAGCGACAACGTGCCGAACAGGCAGGTCTTCGGGTCGGCCGCGAAGTTCTTGATCAGTTCGCCGAGCGTCTCCTCGCCCTGGAGGAGGATCGGGAACTCCGGGATCCGGGAGCGCAGTTCCTCCGCGGCGAGCTGGGCGGCCCGCATCGAGGAGAACAGCCCCAGAGTCCGGCCGCCCGCCGCCTGGATCAGCTCGGTGAGCTCGTCCAGCATGTCCGCGCGGTCGCCGTCACGGGCCGGGCGCGCCAGATGCTTGGCGACGTAGAGGATGCCCTGCCTGGGGTAGTCGAACGGCGAGCCGACGTCGACGCCCTTCCACTGCGGCAGGTCGTCTCCTTCGGCGCCCTCGGGGCCGAGCCCCAGGGAGGCTCCCACGCCGTTGAAGTCGCCGCCCAGTTTCAGGGTCGCGGACGTCAGGACCACGGAGCGGTCGGTGAAGAGCTTCTCGCGCAGCAGA contains these protein-coding regions:
- the lexA gene encoding transcriptional repressor LexA: MTTTADSASIAAQDRSQDRLEPVHAMSEAAHPEGPKRSLPGRPPGIRADSSGLTDRQRRVIEVIRDSVQRRGYPPSMREIGQAVGLSSTSSVAHQLMALERKGFLRRDPHRPRAYEVRGSDQAASVQPADTAGKPAASYVPLVGRIAAGGPILAEESVEDVFPLPRQLVGDGELFVLKVIGDSMIEAAICDGDWVTVRRQPVAENGDIVAAMLDGEATVKRFKREDGHVWLLPHNAAYEPIPGDDATILGKVVAVLRRV
- the nrdR gene encoding transcriptional regulator NrdR; translation: MHCPFCRHSDSRVVDSRTTDDGTSIRRRRQCPDCSRRFTTVETCSLMVVKRSGVTEPFSRTKVINGVRKACQGRPVTEDALAQLGQRVEEAVRATGSAELTTHDVGLAILGPLQELDLVAYLRFASVYRAFESLEDFEAAIAELRQVGHSGADDEDREGAVVGGQEDGSGSGGTVQVPEPAPAAD